The genomic window TCCAGTTTGTTTGGCAGCCAACAACCTACTCTGATTgtattcgataatttttttacttctgtaGAATTACTGGAGATACTGTATCAGAAAAATCTCTCAGCTGTGGGCACTGTTAGGCAAAACAGACGATACTTACCACCACTACTAAAGAAGAAGAACAAGTTAGCAAAAGGAGAGCATGTTTACTCAGTGAAAGCTTTTGTGTGTGCAATTCAGTGGAAAGACAACAGGCATGTAAACATCCTATCATCTGCACATAATCCTCAAGATATTGTCGAAGTGAAACGTACACAGAATGATGGTACAAGAACTTTAGTCAAATGCCCAAAAGCAGTAAGAGATTACACTATGTATATGAGAGGTGTAGATCGTTTTGACCAGATACGTGCAACATACACTGTGTCACGTCGTTCCAGAAAGTGGTGGCaccgaattttttattttctggtaGATGCTGCACTTGTGAATTCGTTCATTTTGTACACACTTTCTGGTGACAGAGGTCAAATTTCATACAAACATCTTGACTATCATATCAGTGTTGCAAAGCATTTGATTGGTAATTTTTCTTCTCGAAAACGGAAAGGTCCTATTTCTGCCAACTATTTGAAAAAACGCTTCCATAAAGATGGCAAACCCCTTGGAGTTCCTTTAGAAACTAGGTTTTCAAATGTTGGTGTACATCTACCTGTTGAATTGGCATCATTCAGAAGATGCAGACTGTGTTCCTCCAGTAAACACGAAAAAAGGACAATAGTTGGTTGCAGTCAGTGTGATGTACCACTCTGTAGTGTCCCGTGCTTTAAGACATTTCATACAAAGTGAAGAATTTTGCTGGAACATGAAAAAAGCAGTTAAGATTTGTGTCTTTTTGTAGGCCATGGGAATATTATTCCCACTTGTTAAATATTTGAGCAGGACATGGGAAATAATTTCCCATGCTATTTTGAAAAAACTAACGCAAAACATTGTTATATAAGGGTTTTGTGTATGATACTATTTCCACTGTattgtaaataaagtaataaaactgTCTAAATATAACATTTCATAGTACTGCCTTATAAAGGGCTAGTGTACATATATATCTGCACACTTCACATTCACTCCTTACCTGATAAGACGCTGTTGCATATAATCACAAACATAGCAAGAGTTTTCGGACTGGTGCTAGTGGCAAACCTCGGTTCGAATTGTGTAGTGTTGCCGGCTCAATCTGAGGCAATATTAACATGCATTACTGCATGTTTTGAAAATCTGTTCCCTTTTTATAAATTCGTTATCTGCCCACCACTCAAAGGGGTTCCTTGCATCTCTGATGTAACGTTTTCTCAGGCGAAATATGGGTACTTCACGACAATTATCATCATTGTGACAATCAAAATACAAGGGATCATCACGACAGACAATACGAGTTAAATCCATTCAGATCTGTAACTGAAGTCATTCACATACTTATGTAGGTAACCAAATACTGTACCAATAATTACATTATGAGATGGTGACATTAGCCGAGATTTActtcacaatataaaaatttgaaCAGCATGTAAAAGACCAACATAAATTCAAAACGCCTACTTAGGAACCAATTTGTGAAAACTTGAAGTTCTGAAAGCATAATTTACAACTATGTAAAATAAACTGTCACACGAGCTCACATAATTACGATTCACTATCACCTATTCAAATAAAGGTAAAGTTTTATATGTCCTGTATAGGTATATTGGTTACAGTTGGCCTATTACCAAATATTTTTGTGCAATTAGTTATTCACTTTGGCTGTTTAGGGGTTAGGTGGTTTAGGTTTGTTAGAttggataaaaatataattaaaaccacAGGTTTTAGGTAACAGCCACGTAGGCTATTGTAATATTCATACAAATCCaaaataacctaacctacaaaTGCCTGAGCTTGCAGTACAGTGGAACTTTTTCAAATTCCACTGTGTGCAAACTTAAGAACTTGCATACCAtaaataatgcaaaataaaacCACTGTTTTCTAATTTGGCTCATTAGGGTTTCACAGTTTTATTGAGCCTATTCTTGTTTATATTTTCTCTTTAGTAGTTTACTGAATCTTATAATCGTTGTTGACCTTATTATTTTATTGGGGTCTGTTTCAGAACATTAATAAATGGAAGAAATAAAACGAAAATTAATACTtatatcacaataaataaaaataaaatagctaaATATTGTCTCAAGTCACCTCACAACCACAATTGAGTGATACACGATTTCCCGAGTTTTTGATCTAACTTGAAATTGGATTCTGTAACTGTTAATAAGCAGAAGTCTCAGGAGTCGACTATTGAACAGCAAAAACAGGTTTCAAGAAACAAAATTGTAATTGTTACTCAGCTGAGAGTTATCTCAGCATACATTTAATATTGTATCTCAAGAGTCGTTTACTAAACAGCATCTCCTCTCAAAACTAGTTTCAAGACCTGACTATTGATACGGCCCTGACAGTGACAGCTACACAACAGaacatattcatttttattttaactcacTATGCTAACAAGAGGTGGTTCACAATTGTGTACAAccagtttttgtttttgtttgtcaaCATAATTTTTCATAGAAAATATGTAACTTTAATGTAAGTACTGctgtcacccggcctctgtagaaggtccgggaagtacctgacgggcgctacgggcgtcgcgatgctgctgttgtccgggaggcgccaggctagtgggacactaggccgttggtactctgcccccgcgtgccctgccaggtacgcggcttgaaatctatcctgaacttccctacttggttgtgaggccgctcggccgtgtggaggacggagtTGTGCGGAATAATCGTAAGCGACACAGTTTATGTTGAATTGGCGTTTAATCCAcagacttctccggtggtactgTACTCCCTATACATTcactacgcggtggcagaaccgctacaaaaactATGCGAATGtgctatgcggcgtctgagccattgtacagttacattaacacacgctgattacagaacaaaacacgacactaacataacactgtgaatttgcagCGGAAGTCTCGCGGGGGCGCGGTTACTAGTgctctggagacggccagcaccAAAAGTTAACTAACTGTCTTAGGGGGGCTTGGTGAGCATGATCCTAAATTACACTTTACACTTACGTgaggttgcagccggcaggcgtatgcacgGCGGTCTTAGCGAAAGCGAGTtagctggagtcggccagtgctgtAAATT from Bacillus rossius redtenbacheri isolate Brsri chromosome 1, Brsri_v3, whole genome shotgun sequence includes these protein-coding regions:
- the LOC134527655 gene encoding piggyBac transposable element-derived protein 4-like, with the translated sequence MVPECTQFYESLPDFSVPVQPRIQSLYLVECSSPGEFFCAIFDNELFEHLVSQTNTYAKQKQLVPWTPCCVEEMKAVFGVLLLMAVHVLPSLDHYWSSDPLFRVESICQTMTCKRFKKILEALHCNDNTKAKKRGEEGYDKLYKIRPVFSVLRSKFVALYTPSPCHSIDECMILFKGRSCMKQYMPLKPIKRGYKVWARCDPLTGFMSDFDFYTGKGTEVHEQALGSTLGSRVVTKLCSSLFGSQQPTLIVFDNFFTSVELLEILYQKNLSAVGTVRQNRRYLPPLLKKKNKLAKGEHVYSVKAFVCAIQWKDNRHVNILSSAHNPQDIVEVKRTQNDGTRTLVKCPKAVRDYTMYMRGVDRFDQIRATYTVSRRSRKWWHRIFYFLVDAALVNSFILYTLSGDRGQISYKHLDYHISVAKHLIGNFSSRKRKGPISANYLKKRFHKDGKPLGVPLETRFSNVGVHLPVELASFRRCRLCSSSKHEKRTIVGCSQCDVPLCSVPCFKTFHTK